GTGTTCTCGGCTTTCATCCTCCGACATCTCCGACATCGTCGGACCATCGCCTTCAAGTAGGCTAAGGGGAAGATCCCGTCTTCGGCGTCTGAGGGATGTCGGCCGTTCTACACAGGCTATCACCAACCTGCTCTACATCCAGGCGCTCAAGCAACAGGCAAAGCAACTCTGGCCCAAATTTACCCCGCCATCTCTCCGACATCTTATCCGACTGGACAGTTGCTtgtctcagacacacactcagccgACGTAGCATCCCCTTCCATCGCTCCGACAAGAAGGCAAAACTTTTCCAGCTCCTCACGGACTCACAGCAACACACCATTCTCCCTCGCCGAGCTTTCCGAGCACTTTTGGGTTCGCAGCGCCGCGTCCGCAGCAACACCGGCAACGTCACAGTGCGCCACACGGCCCAAGATGCTCAGCCTTCCAAATCAGCCCTCCCAAAGGGCCAGGTCGAATCAAACTCTGCACAAGCTCTTCCTGTCCCAGAGTTATATCaaccctcctccttttttcctcaGACTTCACAAACAACCCGAGCACATGCATCCCTCCATCCCAGcatcctttcctcttctcttgcTTTTACCTTTCCTATCCCAACTTCCCTGACCACCTCAGCTCCTTCGACTTCGATACAGGCCACCACTGTCACTCAGACAGACCGCACCCTCAACAGCGATTTACGCCGGTGCTGCTCGCCAAAATCCtccatttcctcctgtttctcattTTCCACCTTCCCCGAATTCTCATTCACATTCTCATTTAACCGTGACATCATCTGTTCCGTTGTCCTCGACCGCAGGTCAGAACTGGACAACTACTTGTTGTTGATCCTAGACCTAGCCTTGTGGTTCGGCGGTCATGGTTTTTACACATATCACATCCTCTTTGCATCTCAAGCTGACGGACGCCTGCAGCAACTTAATCAGGGAACATACTGGGGAACATTAGACATTGTGACCTGTGCGGCGCACCATCCCACCCAGCCACAGCATGCACCCTCTCCGCTCTTTTGCCTCGCTTCTCAGCTCCAAATAAACAGAACCTCGCCATTTTCTGCAGCCTGCCAACAGCAGCCCTCCCACCGTCTATCACCCTAAAACCAGCAAACACCCAGCCAACCCCTCTCAGCCCTCTTCCCAAAGGCGTGGATAAGCGAGGAAGACCAATCCTCTGCCAGGACCGGGGGGGTGGTCTGTAACAACTACAATGATCTATGATGCAGCGCTTCAAGTTGCCGATACCTCGGAGCCCACTCCAGACCAACCTGCCCTCATAACCCCACCAAGCACATCTTGTGTACGTATCTCAATACCTCAATTAAAATCAATGCTCTTGTGACCGCCTTAAAGAGCCACCCAGACCGCCAGTTCGTTAACTTCCTCATCCAGGGTTTTACACACGGCTTCCACCCAGGTTTGCAGGTCATGCTAGATTCCTCCTACACATGCCACAATTACAGTCAGCTATCACCAAGCCCGACATAATCAATAAACTCCTGGATAAGGAAGTCAGAGAATCAATCATGATCTGCCCTTTTTCCAGTCCACCTTTCCCGACATTCAGAATCAGTCCGATCGGCATAGCCACCGGGAAATATTCAGGAAAAAAGAGACTAATCATAGACCTCTCATCCCCCCATGGCTCGACTGTCCCAAGCATTAATAGCTTAATTCCCAGCCCAGACTTCTCCATACAGTACGCTACAATCGATCACGCCATCTCCCTCTTCCACCTAGCCGGCCAAGGAGCCTGGCTGTCCAAGCCATACCCACATTCCACAGGACAAAGCATGCAAGATGAAGCTAAAACTGTGGCACCAGTTCCTCTCATCCTGGAACAGCATCTCGTTCTTTTATGATGACCACGTCACCAAAAGATATCCAGCTGTTCACAGATGCAGCCCCTTCCGCCGGCTTTGGCAGCTACTATGGCGGCAGGTGGCTCTCATCATCCAGGCCATAAAAACTCAGTCGCCAACTCACTATCTCGTTTCTCGTTTCAGAGATTCAGACAATCTGCACCAGCCTCCGACCCTATTCCAACCCCAGTCCCGGCATTTTCAGCCACCATCTTCTACTGACCCCACAATTGGAACATCTAGTTACCACTTCCCAAGATGCCATCCTCAATAGCGTCGCTCTGTGAACACTCTCATCGTACCTGACCAGATGAAATTGCTTCAAAACTTTCCATGCCGCATACAGCCTCTCGTTCCCTTCATTCGACATCCTGACTCTCTCTAACTTTATCACATTCGCACATTCCATCCTCAAGATAAAATCATCTACAATCAAGGTATATGTCAGTGGCATTAACTTCTTCACTTAACTATCCTCAGGGGCTCTGTGGTACCCACGTACCTCACAAACATTCACCACAACCTAAATGACATCAGAAATGCCCACGCACACCTTTCTGCCTGAAGTTCTCTTGGGGATCATTCCCTtaagaggaagcagagagacgGCTCTCCCACTCAGAGTCTCGACCTCCCCGATTAACTCCCGTCCCATCACCACCAACCGACACTGGTCTATAAACCTTCTCCCGCATCCAACCGCCTACAACCCTGACTCCCCCCTTCttcccttcatccctccatccctcgaCCCCCATCCTTTCATCCCTCTACTCTCGACCCTTACCTCTTATCCCTCCAACTGTTCATCCCTCTCTCCTACACAACGTCGGTTCTACCACATTCATATTGTACAATAAACCATTCTAAATCCATATCATTATGTGGCGTGGTCTGTGTTAGTGAATTGATAATTGGATAGTACGTTTGGAGATAAATTTGCAATTGAAAACAAGTGCTGCGCTGCTGTCCCAttcctggcttttttttttaaatcgttgGACAGCCCAgatttttatgttaatgttttaaaatgaactacCTGTCACCACCTGTCTGTGACTTCAAATGACTGCATCTAatattaggtgtgtgtgtgtgtgtgtgtgtgtgcgggctgGAGCCAATGTGCAGGGCAGGGCAGGCAAGTGCTTGTGCTTTATACCTGTCCTCtttctttgatatttttcaaatattttataaagGGATTCATGTTTCAAGTTCAAGCACATGGAATCTTAGAAAATTCGAAATTGGCATCGGATTTGTGTAATTTTACTGGTATTGGCACCGACTACTGAatttttggtatcgtgacaccCCTACTTAGAACCCCCCACgagagctgcagttttgtaGATGCTCTGACCCAGTCGTCTAGCCATCACATTTGGCACTTGTCAAACTTATGCTAACCCATTTTATGTTtctaacacatcaactttgaggacaacataTTCACTTGCTTCCTAATATATATCACGCCCACTTACAGGCTCCATGATGAAGAGATCATCAgttttattcacttcacctgtcagtggtaaTAATGATTACGGTCAGTGACTATGTTGTTATTgagaaaagaaataataatgtaCCTGGATTTGATTGGCAGTCAGCAGTGTCGATAGCACCAAGCACCAAAATGCATGGCAAGATGAATACGGGGCTAACTAACTagtattagcatgctaacgccACATGTAAAATCAGCACTATAAAGTCTTATTTAACTTCTCTGAAGATTTGCTAAGGTGGGCTGATCAATGCTTGCCGATAGTGATTCACACTTGAAAGCGTCTATAACTGTTATTAGTGGTAAAGAGTTACATTGCTAAATTCTGATGTGAACAAGATGCTGATGTAATGACATCATGTGGGGTTGACCTGAGGACAAAGCATATATACCTTGTGTTGCAGGAAACACCAGCAGCACAccctttctgctgtctttgcaAACTAACATGTCCTCTATCTTTCTGACTTGACTGCTCAACTGATGAATAATTTGTCGTTCTGAACCCAACAGGTGTTTGTGGTGATAATTTTGAGCTTCTTTGACATGATTAATTTTACTTTGTATGTGTTGCAGTTTACTGGTACAATAAGCCAAaagagtctttttttcttcacatatcATTCTGTAATGTTGTCTGTGTTGCAGCCAAAGGCTAATATCACCACTTATTTGCAGTATCAAGTATCACATGAGATAATGTTGTTCGGCATGTTATCTGTGGGATCAAGCTGTTCTTTCTTCTACATTAAcagtgttttgcttttcacCCTGAGGTCAAAGCAGGTGTTTTGTGAGACATCCCGTTACATCCTGCTGTTCAACCTGCTCTTTGCAGATACTGCTACACTGGTGTCGAACATTCTGCTCTACATTCTGGCTTCTTTACggataaaaatgtcatattatGTATGTGGATCCCTCATTCTGCTCTCAGTTTTAACTATCACCATCTCCCCTCTCACCTTGGCTGTGATGTCATTTGAGAGATTTGTGGCTGTGTGCTATCCTCTGAGGCATGCTGCCATCTTTACCATGAGAAGCCTGAGCATCATCATTGCTCTGGTGTGGTCCttcagttttattcacatcCTCATTCGAGGTTTTATGCTGTTATATGTGTTCACAACAACCTCACTTGATCTTCATATGAATGACTTTTGCAGTAAGGAAGCAATGTTTTTCGCACCAATCTTTTATAATTTTGAGGAAGCGTATGTCAGCATTCTCTTTCTGTCAGTTGGTGTAGTAATCTTTGCCTCCTACATTGGTGTCGCTCTGGTAGCCAGGTCTGCCTCAACAGACAAAGCCTCAGCTAGAAAGGCTCTTCAAACACTTCTGCTTCACCTGATTCAACTGAGCCTGATTCTTACCTCCACCTTTGGATCAACCATTATAACTGCCAGTGCTAGAAAAGTAGGGAGATTAGCCCTGATGCGAATTTACAATGTATGCTTTGTGTCCCTGACTATCCTTCCAAGATGTCTGAGCGCTCTCATCTATGGGCTCAGGGATAAAACCATCAGGCCTGCCCTCAGGCAAAATCTGGGCTGTCGATGGGGATGCTCACTTTTCTGAAACAAGAGCCAGTAACAATTTCAAGTTGATGCTTTTTCAATACACACTCCGCTTTTCAGAATTTTACAACATGTTGCTAaacatttttggtttttttgtaatacattttattgattttacaaaaagacaaacaatgaaCCATACAGCACAGATACAGCCAGcctgcaaaacaaaaatacactaaTTCACATACATGACTTGCACATTATACAACgtacaaagaaaaaggttaCATGGGGACACCAGGAAGGTAATTCAGGAAAGGTTGCCATACACTATAAAACAAATTGTCATTGCCCTTTAACGTAGCACTGAGGCATAGCACCATATGAAAAACCTTGAATATTTCCCTGTACCACTGTGTGACCGAAggggttttttcttttatccatTGAAACAGAACACATCTCCTCGCCAAAAGGAGAAGTTTACCCATTAATGTTCGCTGTCCTGCAGATAATAAAAGCTGCCCCATAGGCACATTCAGAAGGAATAAGTCTGGTTCCAGCTTACTGTTTTGTGGAAGATTGAGCTGAGCTTCTTAGTGATGTTTTTCCAGTATCTGGCTATCAAGGGACACTGCCAAATACAGTGATAGTATGTTCCTACATCTTTTTTACACTTCACACATATGGGGGAAATCTGGGGATTTATTTTGGTGAGAAAGTGAGGGGTGCGTTGTGCTCCATATACCTGCTGACAATGACAGGAAATTAACATTAACAGAATATAGTTTTGCATAAAACagggaaatacattttttactgttcatggcagttaaattaaaattaatacGGAAGATATCAACTGGGCTAACTATTGGTTGGTCTGTTGGGAGTATAAGATTAGTTTTTACAAAGTGTCTCACCTGGAGGAAACCAAAAAAGTGATTTTGTGGTATTCTGTATTTAGTCTGAAGCTGTATGAATGATGAAAAATGACCATTTTCAAATAAGTCTGCTATAAATCTCAGGTCCCTTGAGTACCAGTCACCGAAAATACTTTTTCCTTCACCAGGAGGAAAGGTCTTATTTTGAGTTAAAGGTTGTAAAGCTGTTGAGAAACCTCCCCTGCCAGTATGCGACATCACACCAGATCTTAAGCGTACTTAGCATGATGACATTATCTTTAACCTCAGTAGGAAGTTTActcatttcagttaaaataaagcagagggaggagaaaggggCACAACACCAAGCATCCATGTGTGTCTCctgatgaataaaatgtttgagCCAGCCTGATATTATCCTAGCATGACAAGCccaattaaaataaagaaagtggGAAGGGCCTGACCCCCCTTTTCTATTGGTAATTGTAGGGTCTTCATCTTTAGTCTGGGTTTCTTCCCATGCCATAGAAAATTTGAGAGAGATCTTTCGATATCTAAATTAGTTCTCCTAGTAATCCTTAGTGGTAACATTTGCATTGGATATAATATTCTGGGGAGCACATTCATCTGTACCAGTCTAATCCTACCATCCATGACAGAGGGACATCAAACCATCTGTTGAGATCACTATTTGCTGCTGCCAGGGTTGGTGTTAAGTTTAATTTATACAGCTCTTTAATATTTGCTGATACTCTGATGCCCAGGTAAGTGAGGCCCAAAGGTGACTATCTGAAAGGGAAATTAACCAGGGTTGCCCGGTCTTCAAAGTTGCCCAATGGCATAGCTTCCAACTTGCTATAATTAACTCTGTACCCTGAAATCTGAACAAACTGACCAATGCTTGATAACAAGATGGGGATAGAACTCTCTGGGTTAGTAATAAATAGCAACACATCATTAGCTTAGAGTGAAATTCTTATCATTGTCTCCCAATAAAACCCCAGAAATACCATGGTGGCTCCTAATAGTTTCGGCCAATGGCTCCAGTGCAAGTGCAAATAATAGTGGTGAGAGGGGGCAGCCTTGTCGTGTGCCTCTACTCAAGTCAAAAATATGAGAGATGGAGCCATTCACATGAACTCTAGCAGTAGGAGATTTATATAGAAGTTTAATCCATTCAACGAAACTCAAGCGCAAGCCAAACCTATAAAGAACATTGAAAAGATACTCCCACTCTACGTAatcaaatgctttttcagcatcTAATTAAACGGCGAGGACCTTTTCCTTTGTACTATGTgcagggcagttgctaggaattctgggccccctgaaagaatatcggtgtgggcccctctaccccattcattgccaccttcaattttcttgtttttcagtattcttgacattgcctggtgtaatacacccaatttgtttccatttttacaattaacgacttaacaagtcagagtatgattatgtaaatgatgtattattagttgtcttattctcatttcact
This genomic window from Sparus aurata chromosome 13, fSpaAur1.1, whole genome shotgun sequence contains:
- the LOC115593861 gene encoding odorant receptor 131-2-like codes for the protein MLSVGSSCSFFYINSVLLFTLRSKQVFCETSRYILLFNLLFADTATLVSNILLYILASLRIKMSYYVCGSLILLSVLTITISPLTLAVMSFERFVAVCYPLRHAAIFTMRSLSIIIALVWSFSFIHILIRGFMLLYVFTTTSLDLHMNDFCSKEAMFFAPIFYNFEEAYVSILFLSVGVVIFASYIGVALVARSASTDKASARKALQTLLLHLIQLSLILTSTFGSTIITASARKVGRLALMRIYNVCFVSLTILPRCLSALIYGLRDKTIRPALRQNLGCRWGCSLF